One Pichia kudriavzevii chromosome 3, complete sequence genomic window carries:
- a CDS encoding uncharacterized protein (PKUD0C09290; similar to Saccharomyces cerevisiae YJR010W (MET3); ancestral locus Anc_5.154), giving the protein MLAPHGGILQDLIARDASKRDELLAEAATLKSINLTDRQLCDIELILNGGFSPLTGFNTEKDYQSICNDMRLVSGQIWSIPITLDVSEETSKQFSIGERVVLRDPRDDAPLAIISIADIYKPNKDEEAKNVFRGDPEHPAIRYLFDTAGDYYIGGDLDAINLPKHYDYTEFRKTPAQLRSEFQSRHWNKVVAFQTRNPMHRAHRELTVRAAKDKLANILIHPVVGMTKPGDIDHHTRVKVYQEIIKKYPNGMAKLSLLPLAMRMAGDREAVWHAIIRKNYGASHFIVGRDHAGPGSNSKGVDFYGPYDAQELVEKYARELEIEVVPFRMVTYLPDEDRYSPIDLVPAGTKTCSISGTELRKRLRDGTDIPSWFSYPEVVKILRTAHPPRVSQGFALYLNGLPFSGIHALSYALQATFNQFQGGRHITLIDAESVPTESLPFVVSELVRSGAGVIIANAKEILEASKYNNLKKTVSKAGSFITVSIETSLDVCKSNDRSGYYSTEAGEKALSVYKPIADAEIKADLSAEDSYNVAIQEIVLYLEVQGFFKF; this is encoded by the coding sequence ATGTTAGCTCCTCACGGTGGTATCTTACAGGATTTGATTGCAAGAGATGCATCAAAAAGAGATGAACTTCTCGCTGAAGCTGCAACTTTGAAGTCTATCAACTTAACCGATAGACAATTATGTGATATTGAATTGATTCTCAACGGTGGGTTTTCACCTCTAACTGGTTTTAATACTGAAAAGGATTACCAATCTATTTGTAATGACATGAGATTAGTTTCCGGTCAAATCTGGTCTATTCCGATTACCTTGGATGTGTCCGAAGAAACTTCCAAACAATTTTCCATTGGTGAAAGAGTTGTATTGAGAGACCCTAGAGATGATGCTCCATTGGCTATTATTAGTATTGCAGATATTTACAAGCCAAataaagatgaagaagctAAAAATGTTTTCAGAGGTGATCCAGAACACCCAGCTATCAGATATTTATTTGACACAGCAGGTGATTACTACATCGGTGGTGATTTAGACGCAATCAACTTACCAAAGCATTATGACTACACTGAATTCAGAAAGACGCCAGCTCAACTGAGATCTGAATTTCAATCCAGGCATTGGAATAAAGTTGTTGCTTTTCAAACTAGAAACCCGATGCATAGAGCACATAGGGAATTGACTGTTAGAGCAGCAAAGGACAAACTTGCCAACATTTTGATTCATCCGGTTGTTGGTATGACTAAACCAGGTGATATTGACCACCACACAAGAGTCAAGGTTTATcaagaaatcatcaaaaagtATCCAAATGGTATGGCTAAGCTCTCCCTACTACCACTAGCGATGAGAATGGCAGGTGATAGAGAAGCTGTGTGGCATGCAATCATCAGAAAGAACTATGGTGCGTCTCATTTCATTGTGGGTAGAGACCATGCAGGTCCGGGCTCAAACTCCAAGGGCGTTGATTTCTATGGTCCATATGATGCACAAGAATTAGTGGAGAAATATGCTCGTGAACTGGAAATCGAAGTTGTTCCATTCAGAATGGTTACATATTTGCCAGATGAAGACAGATATTCCCCGATCGACTTAGTTCCAGCTGGAACCAAAACATGCTCTATTTCCGGTACTGAGCTAAGAAAAAGATTAAGGGACGGTACCGATATTCCAAGCTGGTTCTCCTATCCGGAAGTTgtgaaaattttgagaaCTGCACACCCACCAAGAGTTTCTCAAGGATTTGCCCTATACTTGAATGGTCTACCATTTTCTGGTATTCATGCACTAAGTTATGCACTACAAGCTACTTTTAACCAATTTCAAGGTGGCAGGCACATTACCCTAATCGATGCAGAATCTGTTCCAACCGAGTCTCTTCCATTCGTTGTTTCAGAATTAGTTAGATCGGGTGCTGGTGTCATCATTGCAAATGCTAAAGAAATATTAGAAGCTTCCAAGTACAACAATCTGAAGAAAACAGTTTCAAAGGCAGGTTCTTTCATTACAGTTTCAATTGAAACCTCTCTTGATGTTTGTAAATCAAATGACAGATCCGGCTACTACTCGACTGAAGCAGGTGAAAAGGCGCTCTCTGTCTACAAACCGATTGCAGACGCAGAAATCAAAGCTGATTTATCCGCAGAAGATTCTTACAATGTTGCCATCCAAGAAATCGTGTTGTATTTGGAAGTACAAGGTTTCTTTAAGTTCTAA
- a CDS encoding uncharacterized protein (PKUD0C09300; similar to Saccharomyces cerevisiae YJR083C (ACF4); ancestral locus Anc_7.451) — protein sequence MSSSVNQSPKRINKKQSLSILSGSAVNQLNNTTQENGKPIKDRVISESTGLIKFQLKKQTVSNTNETHSYSKSLGKIDEKDKENIDLSSKESPVKGVPIYVPIGNEKNTNSKNETEDLLFQMAAKQRVILDLAEQLKQAQDELSDLEVKYRQTVVKDSPCSPPPRVEISNIFENRVNLQNVALTIRKSTSMMTMNTPKINTEKIAKTQKQVADTFNQFTSNISNQNFLNKGKFFFESNMSKNIQRGTSFLNSIFDNEDESDDQMNDSDDTDYNNREDISLDENTPNFDYSVDYDLDRLNKINIQNKVRGTLLRELEDVEEKQETGEDFDGSYLHRSISNSSLSEDDYGGDVSVIQ from the coding sequence ATGAGCTCTTCCGTTAATCAGTCTCCTAAACGAATTAATAAAAAACAGTCTCTATCAATTTTATCCGGTTCGGCTGTCAATCAACTGAATAATACTACACaagaaaatgggaaaccaATAAAAGATAGAGTCATCAGTGAAAGTACCGGACTTATCAAATTTCAGctaaaaaaacaaactgTGTCAAATACAAATGAAACCCATAGTTACTCTAAATCATTGGggaaaattgatgaaaaggacaaggaaaacattGATTTATCAAGTAAAGAATCTCCTGTTAAGGGAGTGCCCATCTATGTTCCTATAggcaatgaaaaaaatacaaatagTAAGAATGAAACAGAAGATTTACTATTCCAAATGGCTGCTAAACAGAGGGTTATACTTGATTTGGCAGAGCAATTGAAACAGGCTCAGGATGAATTATCAGACCTGGAGGTAAAATATAGACAAACTGTTGTGAAAGATTCTCCATGTAGTCCACCACCCCGGGTTGAAATTTCcaacatttttgaaaatcgaGTTAATTTACAAAACGTAGCTTTGACAATTAGAAAATCGACATCTATGATGACTATGAATACCCCAAAAATTAATACTGAAAAGATTgcaaaaactcaaaaacaGGTTGCTGATActttcaatcaatttacAAGCAATatatcaaatcaaaatttcttgaataaaggaaaattcttctttgaatctAACATGAGTAAGAACATACAAAGAGGaacttctttcttgaattcaatttttgacaatgaagatgaatCGGATGATCAGATGAATGATAGTGACGATACAGACTACAATAATAGAGAGGATATATCATTAGATGAAAATACTCCTAACTTTGATTATAGCGTTGACTACGACTTGGATCgtttgaacaaaataaacatcCAGAACAAAGTCAGAGGAACGCTATTGAGAGAATtagaagatgttgaagaaaaacaagaaactgGAGAAGATTTTGACGGGTCGTACCTACATCGCAGCATCTCAAATTCGAGTTTATCCGAAGATGATTATGGTGGTGATGTAAGTGTAATACAATaa
- a CDS encoding uncharacterized protein (PKUD0C09310; similar to Saccharomyces cerevisiae YEL029C (BUD16); ancestral locus Anc_1.471), protein MSSLNINIESIPKVRTVLNIQSHVVHGYVGNKASTFPLQMLNWEVDVMNTVNFSNHTGYGSFRGSCATGQELLELYDGLRESGFQYDAVLTGYVSGHETLVAVGKICTDLKLKAMDEGKNITWLLDPVMGDEGQLYVEENVIPVYRRLLESKLVDIVTPNQYELELLLDKEISSIENLKTSLSLFHDRFNVKHVVLSSLFADKFDDLEGGSDTIYCCVSSTLCEKLVFFKIEKIDSYFTGVGDLFSSLLLDRITSMDDVAEAVNEALTVMKKVLFVTKNMTTTKGVIGDKHMKDCELRVVECKNFYEQHDKFYEPILISKK, encoded by the coding sequence ATgtcttctttgaatattaatATTGAGTCAATTCCCAAGGTAAGAACTGTTTTGAATATCCAATCGCATGTTGTGCATGGCTACGTTGGTAACAAGGCCTCAACTTTCCCCTTGCAGATGTTGAATTGGGAGGTTGATGTAATGAATACAGTGAATTTCAGTAACCATACCGGATATGGGTCCTTCAGGGGAAGCTGTGCGACGGGACAAGAATTGCTAGAGTTATATGATGGATTAAGAGAAAGTGGATTTCAATATGATGCGGTCTTAACAGGGTATGTATCCGGTCATGAGACGTTAGTTGCTGTAGGGAAAATATGTActgatttgaaattgaaggcaATGgatgaaggaaaaaacaTAACATGGCTTTTGGATCCTGTAATGGGGGATGAGGGACAATTGTACGTGGAAGAAAATGTCATACCGGTTTATAGAAGGCTATTAGAGTCTAAGTTAGTTGACATCGTAACGCCAAATCAGTACGAATTGGAACTCTTGCTGGACAAAGAGATTTCGTCTAtagaaaatttgaagacTTCCTTGAGCTTATTCCATGATAGGTTTAATGTGAAACATGTTGTTTTATCGAGTTTATTTGCAGATAAATTCGATGATCTTGAGGGTGGCTCCGATACCATTTATTGTTGTGTCTCGAGCACTTTATGCGAAAAATTGGTGTTCTTTAAGATTGAGAAGATTGATAGCTATTTTACAGGTGTTGGAgatttgttttcttcattattgCTTGACAGAATTACTTCAATGGATGATGTGGCTGAGGCAGTGAACGAGGCTCTAACTGTTATGAAGAAGGTGTTGTTTGTAACCAAAAATATGACCACCACTAAAGGGGTTATAGGAGATAAACATATGAAAGATTGCGAACTTAGAGTTGTAGAGTGCAAGAACTTCTACGAGCAACATGACAAATTTTACGAGCCTATTTTGATCAGTAAAAAGTAA
- a CDS encoding uncharacterized protein (PKUD0C09320; similar to Saccharomyces cerevisiae YMR258C (ROY1); ancestral locus Anc_8.810) produces MIKSLQELPDSINSQIISYLPQQDKLNLLYTNYHFYMLVLPPLYRSLLFTKSSRLELPNSFDESLSTVIGGIKSPLATTKLNNKIYNARQEIILDSLMVNKELCRYIESVTVLGEYHNNGYVESFENSIQPKVVDFIKKNCFNLKYFSVKNTNIPNIMVPSLQHVQLSTLNDFEKLLSLRVKNLEIDLADNNHKMQYISDQLLLTFFQNLDSISFHDEFSQTIVMKRLLKIKSLKLNLRSLKLIFYHQFENPHDLICSFLDLIEFEKIENLELVLGCDDITCGCIIEFNKYLVRHNMKLKRLSLVQRTRHREHNHTEAFDFQITEMLKMYQNHEYLRHLSITHVPPSDFNVGHGFEGNYLHRKMLYKSVLPLLNRLETFECPTFVQSIACYEQIISNLLWNGCKCDHCDAYLSIFDKYILDHQYYDEIKCHLTDMISPILFGNIGRVLSIRKIGGNIAPTYAYWDFHDAPYQISHFHDCKFDRSAFPAATTCLVHFVQSYVEKMGRMIPSLKRCVLSGMFYDKISENRWYCSERFLQK; encoded by the coding sequence ATGATCAAAAGTTTACAAGAACTGCCTGATAGTATTAACTCCCAAATTATAAGTTATCTTCCCCAGCAAGACAAACTCAACTTACTTTACACaaattatcatttttaCATGCTTGTGTTACCGCCGCTGTACCGAAGTTTACTCTTcacaaaatcatcaagaCTAGAACTCCCTAATTCTTTTGATGAGTCGCTGAGTACTGTTATTGGAGGAATAAAATCCCCTCTCGCAACTACCAAACTTAACAATAAAATCTACAATGCCAGACAGGAAATAATACTTGATTCCTTGATGGTCAATAAGGAACTATGCAGATATATTGAATCCGTTACTGTTCTCGGAGAATATCATAACAATGGATATGTTGAGTCTTTTGAAAACTCCATCCAACCAAAGGTTGTTGACtttataaagaaaaactgCTTTAACCTGAAATACTTTTCTGTTAAGAATACAAACATCCCCAATATTATGGTTCCATCATTACAACATGTGCAACTATCAACACtgaatgattttgaaaagctATTAAGTTTGCGGGTCAAAAACTTGGAAATTGATTTGGCTGATAATAATCATAAAATGCAATATATTAGTGACCAATTATTGCTCAccttttttcaaaacctcGACAGCATCAGCTTCCATGATGAATTTTCCCAAACGATTGTAATGAAGAGGCTCTTGAAAATTAAATCTTTGAAGCTGAATCTGAGAAGCCTAAAGCTAATCTTCTACcatcaatttgaaaatcctCATGATTTAATATGCTCGTTCTTGGATCTCATTgagtttgaaaagattgaaaatctGGAGCTAGTTTTGGGTTGTGATGATATTACATGCGGCTGTATTATAGAATTTAACAAGTATCTTGTTAGGCATAACATGAAGCTGAAGAGGCTCTCTTTAGTTCAGAGAACTAGACATAGAGAGCACAATCACACCGAAGCatttgatttccaaataaCGGAAATGCTAAAAATGTACCAAAACCATGAATACTTGAGACATTTATCTATAACTCATGTCCCGCCCTCTGATTTTAATGTCGGTCATGGATTTGAAGGGAATTACTTACACAGAAAAATGCTATATAAAAGCGTTTTACCTTTATTGAATAGACTTGAGACTTTCGAATGTCCTACGTTTGTCCAATCAATTGCGTGTTATGAGCAAATTATTTCCAATCTACTATGGAATGGATGCAAGTGTGATCACTGCGATGCATACCTATCGATTTTCGATAAATATATCCTAGACCACCAGTAttatgatgaaatcaaatgTCATCTGACAGATATGATTTCTCCGATCCTCTTTGGTAATATTGGAAGAGTTCTATCTATCAGAAAGATCGGTGGGAATATAGCTCCTACTTACGCCTATTGGGATTTTCATGATGCACCATATCAGATTTCACATTTCCATGATTGCAAATTTGATCGATCTGCATTCCCTGCTGCAACAACCTGTCTTGTGCATTTCGTTCAATCTTATGTCGAAAAAATGGGCAGGATGATTCCTTCGCTGAAAAGATGCGTGTTGAGTGGCATGTTCTACGACAAAATATCGGAAAACAGGTGGTATTGCAGTGAGAGATTTCTGCAAAAGTAG